The following proteins come from a genomic window of Anabas testudineus chromosome 3, fAnaTes1.2, whole genome shotgun sequence:
- the sall1a gene encoding sal-like protein 1a isoform X2 — MNDTANNTDQTECSDLLEPSTLEKDESMDVDISGMSSGHEEEGSHTESGSPINTASSHGGRSTSGPAVGTSAISAPLPQLSNLTELGNFSMINSNVIIENLQSTKVAVAQFSQEARSTGGPRVAVPALMEQLLALQQQQIHQLQLIEQIRHQILILASQSPEMQVPPTSAPGTMGPAASPLTTLSSHLSQQLAAAAGLAQNLASQSASISSLKQLAAAAQLPQSNPGNSETSQSISTLGPSTVSAQSSDKRPSHVSDLHSQLSNSSLAKSSTPACGIGSLLSSAVNSLLPQPPPGNPLFSSSLPSVGTTVEDLNSLATLAQRKGKPPNVTSFEHKSSSDEAFFKHKCRFCGKVFGSDSALQIHLRSHTGERPYKCNICGNRFSTRGNLKVHFQRHKEKYPHIQMNPYPVPEHLDNIPTSTGIPYGMSVPPEKPVTSWLDSKPVLPTLTSSVGMLLPPTMPSLPHFIKKEDHSIAITSPSVTAKSDSGAVEPSAKSNDGVSEEGEGATLPTSNGKTEEGSHSSGFMTNVSSVSESTAEYTTSNSPPMMTNPLMPLMSDQFKAKFPFGGILDPLQGSETSKLQQLVENIDRKVTDPNECVICHRVLSCQSALKMHYRTHTGERPFKCKICGRAFTTKGNLKTHYSVHRAMPPLRVQHSCPICQKKFTNAVVLQQHIRMHMGGQIPNTPLPESYPESMASDTGSFEERNFDDLDNFSDDNIEGMEEGPDSSVPDTPRSADASHDSPCNSPLPTDMINLDAREKNGQEIVHNYETEDLQADQMKATANGIVEGDCLTNDSSSLGGDVESQSTGSPAVSESTSSMQAPSPTSMQPQLRKSPSLEERQQRALSLEHTGASLLHCHPSNIGALDLTSVNSSKEPLGMIFPFRERSIIKNTSCDICGKTFACQSALDIHYRSHTKERPFICTACNRGFSTKGNLKQHMLTHQMRDLPSQLFEPSNTSLSSSPTPSLLSVGSLNKPEVNGFLHGLHPETKDMPPGLITSSASTSPVLSAAPPRRTPKQHFCNTCRKCFSSCSALQIHERTHTGEKPFACSICGRAFTTKGNLKVHMGTHMWNSAPARRGRRLSVDGPMAFLGTNPVKFPEIFQKDMASRTSNGDPASFWNQYAAAFSNGLAMKTNEISVIQNGGIPPMSGGVGNGGSSPIGGLTGSLDKLHSMEPNAALAGLEKMANTENGAHFRFTRFIEDNKEIVTS; from the exons ATGAATGACACCGCTAATAACACTGATCAAACAGAGTGCAGTGACCTTTTGGAGCCTAGCACTCTTGAAAAAGACGAATCCATGGACGTAGACATTTCTGGGATGAGCAGTGGTCACGAAGAGGAAGGCAGTCATACAGAGAGTGGGAGCCCTATCAACACAGCCAGCAGCCATGGTGGCAGGAGCACCTCTGGCCCTGCAGTAGGTACTTCAGCTATATCTGCCCCTCTACCTCAGCTCAGCAACCTGACTGAACTGGGAAACTTCTCCATGATCAACAGCAATGTCATAATTGAAAATCTTCAGAGCACCAAAGTGGCTGTTGCCCAATTTTCCCAAGAGGCCCGTTCTACTGGGGGCCCCAGGGTGGCAGTGCCAGCCCTGATGGAGCAGCTTCTAGCCCTACAACAGCAACAGATACACCAGCTGCAACTTATCGAGCAGATTCGCCATCAGATACTGATACTAGCCTCCCAGTCCCCAGAAATGCAGGTTCCCCCAACCTCTGCTCCAGGCACTATGGGGCCTGCTGCCAGCCCACTGACCACACTCAGCTCACATCTCTCCCAACAGCTGGCTGCAGCCGCAGGGCTTGCGCAGAATCTGGCTAGTCAGTCAGCTAGTATTAGCAGCCTAAAGCAgctggctgcagcagcacagctacCTCAGTCCAATCCAGGCAACAGCGAGACATCTCAGAGCATCAGCACACTAGGGCCATCAACAGTCAGCGCCCAGTCCTCTGACAAGAGGCCAAGTCATGTGAGTGACCTGCACTCTCAGCTCAGCAACTCCTCACTAGCTAAATCATCCACGCCAGCATGTGGAATAGGTAGCCTGTTAAGCTCTGCAGTGAATTCCCTTCTACCTCAGCCCCCACCAGGAAATCCCTTGTTCTCCAGCTCTCTGCCCAGTGTTGGCACCACAGTAGAGGACCTCAACTCTTTAGCAACTTTGGCCCAGAGGAAAGGCAAGCCGCCAAATGTCACTTCATTTGAACACAAGAGCAGCTCAGACGAAGCTTTCTTCAAGCATAAGTGCAGGTTTTGTGGCAAGGTATTTGGGAGTGACAGTGCCTTGCAAATCCACCTGCGCTCTCACACTGGTGAGAGACcatataaatgtaatatctgTGGCAACCGCTTCTCCACTCGTGGCAACCTGAAGGTGCATTTCCAGCGTCATAAAGAAAAATACCCACACATCCAGATGAACCCCTACCCTGTTCCTGAGCATTTAGACAACATACCAACAAGCACTGGCATTCCATATGGTATGTCTGTGCCCCCTGAGAAACCTGTCACCAGCTGGCTGGACAGCAAACCAGTTTTGCCCACTCTCACCTCCTCAGTTGGCATGCTGCTCCCACCAACCATGCCAAGCCTGCCGCATTTCATCAAAAAGGAAGATCATTCAATAGCCATAACAAGCCCTTCTGTTACTGCAAAGAGTGACTCAGGTGCTGTTGAGCCTTCAGCTAAAAGCAATGATGGAGTGTCTGAAGAGGGTGAAGGTGCAACTCTGCCTACCTCAAATGGTAAAACTGAAGAAGGCAGCCACTCCTCAGGCTTCATGACAAATGTGAGCTCTGTTTCAGAGAGTACTGCAGAATACACAACATCCAACAGCCCGCCCATGATGACCAACCCACTCATGCCTCTTATGTCTGATCAGTTTAAGGCTAAGTTCCCCTTTGGAGGCATATTGGATCCTCTCCAGGGGTCAGAGACCTCAAAGTTACAGCAGCTTGTGGAGAACATTGACAGGAAGGTGACAGACCCAAATGAATGTGTCATCTGTCACCGGGTGCTGAGCTGCCAAAGTGCGCTGAAAATGCACTATCGTACTCACACTGGGGAAAGGCCCTTCAAGTGTAAAATTTGTGGCAGGGCATTTACCACCAAGGGAAATCTTAAGACCCACTACAGCGTTCACAGGGCCATGCCTCCTCTTAGAGTCCAACACTCCTGTCCTATCTGTCAGAAGAAGTTTACCAACGCTGTGGTTTTACAGCAGCATATTCGCATGCACATGGGTGGGCAGATCCCTAACACCCCTCTGCCAGAGAGTTACCCAGAGTCTATGGCCTCAGACACTGGCTCATTTGAGGAGAGAAACTTTGATGATCTTGACAACTTCTCTGATGATAACATTGAAGGAATGGAGGAGGGCCCAGATAGCAGTGTGCCAGACACACCCCGATCAGCCGATGCCTCCCATGACAGTCCGTGTAATTCCCCTCTTCCCACTGATATGATTAACCTAGATGCACGAGAGAAAAATGGCCAAGAGATTGTCCACAACTATGAAACAGAAGATCTACAAGCCGACCAAATGAAGGCTACAGCAAATGGCATAGTTGAGGGGGACTGCCTCACCAATGACTCCTCATCACTGGGAGGGGATGTTGAAAGCCAAAGCACTGGGAGTCCAGCTGTGTCCGAATCTACCTCCTCCATGCAGGCGCCATCCCCCACTAGCATGCAGCCACAACTACGTAAATCCCCTAGCCTTGAAGAAAGGCAGCAGAGGGCCTTATCCTTGGAGCACACCGGTGCAAGCCTCTTGCACTGTCACCCCTCCAATATTGGAGCACTAGACCTGACATCTGTCAATTCTTCAAAAGAGCCCCTGGGCATGATATTCCCTTTCCGTGAGCGTAGCATCATCAAGAACACATCCTGTGACATCTGTGGGAAGACCTTTGCTTGTCAGAGTGCCTTGGACATTCACTATCGAAGCCATACCAAAGAACGACCATTTATTTGCACGGCTTGTAACAGGGGTTTTTCCACCAAGGGCAACCTCAAACAGCACATGCTAACCCATCAAATGCGAGACCTGCCGTCACAGCTCTTTGAGCCATCAAACACCAGCCTCTCCTCCAGTCCAACCCCTTCCCTTCTCTCTGTAGGCTCTCTTAACAAACCTGAGGTCAACGGCTTCCTGCATGGCCTCCACCCGGAGACCAAGGACATGCCCCCTGGATTGATAACGTCATCTGCCTCTACTTCTCCAGTGCTTTCTGCTGCTCCACCACGCAGGACGCCCAAGCAACACTTCTGCAACACCTGTAGGAAgtgtttctcctcctgcagtGCTCTACAGATTCACGAGAGAACCCACACAGGGGAAAAACCCTTTGCCTGCAGTATCTGTGGTCGAGCTTTCACCACCAAGGGAAACCTCAAG GTTCACATGGGCACACACATGTGGAACAGCGCTCCCGCCAGACGTGGCCGCAGGCTCTCTGTGGATGGGCCAATGGCCTTCCTGGGTACCAACCCAGTCAAGTTTCCTGAGATCTTCCAGAAGGATATGGCATCAAGGACAAGCAATGGAGACCCGGCCAGTTTCTGGAACCAGTATGCTGCAGCCTTCTCAAACGGCCTGGCaatgaagacaaatgaaatcTCAGTCATCCAGAATGGAGGCATCCCGCCAATGTCAGGTGGTGTGGGAAATGGGGGTAGCTCTCCCATTGGTGGCCTGACAGGCAGCCTAGACAAGCTACACAGCATGGAGCCCAACGCTGCTCTAGCTGGTCTGGAGAAGATGGCCAACACAGAGAACGGGGCCCATTTCCGCTTCACGCGCTTCATAGAGGACAATAAAGAAATAGTCACCAGTTAG
- the sall1a gene encoding sal-like protein 1a isoform X1, with protein MSRRKQAKPQHFQSDPHLPLSEHNGDAELCSEDPPCKESDAHICNRCCAEFFELSDLEEHQKNCTKNQLVLIVNENPASPTGTFSPGSPPHNPDDQMNDTANNTDQTECSDLLEPSTLEKDESMDVDISGMSSGHEEEGSHTESGSPINTASSHGGRSTSGPAVGTSAISAPLPQLSNLTELGNFSMINSNVIIENLQSTKVAVAQFSQEARSTGGPRVAVPALMEQLLALQQQQIHQLQLIEQIRHQILILASQSPEMQVPPTSAPGTMGPAASPLTTLSSHLSQQLAAAAGLAQNLASQSASISSLKQLAAAAQLPQSNPGNSETSQSISTLGPSTVSAQSSDKRPSHVSDLHSQLSNSSLAKSSTPACGIGSLLSSAVNSLLPQPPPGNPLFSSSLPSVGTTVEDLNSLATLAQRKGKPPNVTSFEHKSSSDEAFFKHKCRFCGKVFGSDSALQIHLRSHTGERPYKCNICGNRFSTRGNLKVHFQRHKEKYPHIQMNPYPVPEHLDNIPTSTGIPYGMSVPPEKPVTSWLDSKPVLPTLTSSVGMLLPPTMPSLPHFIKKEDHSIAITSPSVTAKSDSGAVEPSAKSNDGVSEEGEGATLPTSNGKTEEGSHSSGFMTNVSSVSESTAEYTTSNSPPMMTNPLMPLMSDQFKAKFPFGGILDPLQGSETSKLQQLVENIDRKVTDPNECVICHRVLSCQSALKMHYRTHTGERPFKCKICGRAFTTKGNLKTHYSVHRAMPPLRVQHSCPICQKKFTNAVVLQQHIRMHMGGQIPNTPLPESYPESMASDTGSFEERNFDDLDNFSDDNIEGMEEGPDSSVPDTPRSADASHDSPCNSPLPTDMINLDAREKNGQEIVHNYETEDLQADQMKATANGIVEGDCLTNDSSSLGGDVESQSTGSPAVSESTSSMQAPSPTSMQPQLRKSPSLEERQQRALSLEHTGASLLHCHPSNIGALDLTSVNSSKEPLGMIFPFRERSIIKNTSCDICGKTFACQSALDIHYRSHTKERPFICTACNRGFSTKGNLKQHMLTHQMRDLPSQLFEPSNTSLSSSPTPSLLSVGSLNKPEVNGFLHGLHPETKDMPPGLITSSASTSPVLSAAPPRRTPKQHFCNTCRKCFSSCSALQIHERTHTGEKPFACSICGRAFTTKGNLKVHMGTHMWNSAPARRGRRLSVDGPMAFLGTNPVKFPEIFQKDMASRTSNGDPASFWNQYAAAFSNGLAMKTNEISVIQNGGIPPMSGGVGNGGSSPIGGLTGSLDKLHSMEPNAALAGLEKMANTENGAHFRFTRFIEDNKEIVTS; from the exons ATGTCGCGGAGGAAACAAGCGAAGCCGCAACACTTCCAATCCGACCCTCATCTGCCCTTATCGGAGCACAATG GGGACGCAGAACTTTGCTCAGAAGACCCCCCCTGCAAGGAGTCAGACGCCCACATTTGCAACAGATGTTGTGCTGAGTTCTTTGAACTATCAGATCTTGAGGAACACCAGAAGAATTGCACTAAGAATCAGTTAGTTCTGATAGTGAATGAAAATCCTGCCTCCCCCACCGGAACTTTCTCGCCTGGGTCTCCTCCCCATAATCCAGATGACCAGATGAATGACACCGCTAATAACACTGATCAAACAGAGTGCAGTGACCTTTTGGAGCCTAGCACTCTTGAAAAAGACGAATCCATGGACGTAGACATTTCTGGGATGAGCAGTGGTCACGAAGAGGAAGGCAGTCATACAGAGAGTGGGAGCCCTATCAACACAGCCAGCAGCCATGGTGGCAGGAGCACCTCTGGCCCTGCAGTAGGTACTTCAGCTATATCTGCCCCTCTACCTCAGCTCAGCAACCTGACTGAACTGGGAAACTTCTCCATGATCAACAGCAATGTCATAATTGAAAATCTTCAGAGCACCAAAGTGGCTGTTGCCCAATTTTCCCAAGAGGCCCGTTCTACTGGGGGCCCCAGGGTGGCAGTGCCAGCCCTGATGGAGCAGCTTCTAGCCCTACAACAGCAACAGATACACCAGCTGCAACTTATCGAGCAGATTCGCCATCAGATACTGATACTAGCCTCCCAGTCCCCAGAAATGCAGGTTCCCCCAACCTCTGCTCCAGGCACTATGGGGCCTGCTGCCAGCCCACTGACCACACTCAGCTCACATCTCTCCCAACAGCTGGCTGCAGCCGCAGGGCTTGCGCAGAATCTGGCTAGTCAGTCAGCTAGTATTAGCAGCCTAAAGCAgctggctgcagcagcacagctacCTCAGTCCAATCCAGGCAACAGCGAGACATCTCAGAGCATCAGCACACTAGGGCCATCAACAGTCAGCGCCCAGTCCTCTGACAAGAGGCCAAGTCATGTGAGTGACCTGCACTCTCAGCTCAGCAACTCCTCACTAGCTAAATCATCCACGCCAGCATGTGGAATAGGTAGCCTGTTAAGCTCTGCAGTGAATTCCCTTCTACCTCAGCCCCCACCAGGAAATCCCTTGTTCTCCAGCTCTCTGCCCAGTGTTGGCACCACAGTAGAGGACCTCAACTCTTTAGCAACTTTGGCCCAGAGGAAAGGCAAGCCGCCAAATGTCACTTCATTTGAACACAAGAGCAGCTCAGACGAAGCTTTCTTCAAGCATAAGTGCAGGTTTTGTGGCAAGGTATTTGGGAGTGACAGTGCCTTGCAAATCCACCTGCGCTCTCACACTGGTGAGAGACcatataaatgtaatatctgTGGCAACCGCTTCTCCACTCGTGGCAACCTGAAGGTGCATTTCCAGCGTCATAAAGAAAAATACCCACACATCCAGATGAACCCCTACCCTGTTCCTGAGCATTTAGACAACATACCAACAAGCACTGGCATTCCATATGGTATGTCTGTGCCCCCTGAGAAACCTGTCACCAGCTGGCTGGACAGCAAACCAGTTTTGCCCACTCTCACCTCCTCAGTTGGCATGCTGCTCCCACCAACCATGCCAAGCCTGCCGCATTTCATCAAAAAGGAAGATCATTCAATAGCCATAACAAGCCCTTCTGTTACTGCAAAGAGTGACTCAGGTGCTGTTGAGCCTTCAGCTAAAAGCAATGATGGAGTGTCTGAAGAGGGTGAAGGTGCAACTCTGCCTACCTCAAATGGTAAAACTGAAGAAGGCAGCCACTCCTCAGGCTTCATGACAAATGTGAGCTCTGTTTCAGAGAGTACTGCAGAATACACAACATCCAACAGCCCGCCCATGATGACCAACCCACTCATGCCTCTTATGTCTGATCAGTTTAAGGCTAAGTTCCCCTTTGGAGGCATATTGGATCCTCTCCAGGGGTCAGAGACCTCAAAGTTACAGCAGCTTGTGGAGAACATTGACAGGAAGGTGACAGACCCAAATGAATGTGTCATCTGTCACCGGGTGCTGAGCTGCCAAAGTGCGCTGAAAATGCACTATCGTACTCACACTGGGGAAAGGCCCTTCAAGTGTAAAATTTGTGGCAGGGCATTTACCACCAAGGGAAATCTTAAGACCCACTACAGCGTTCACAGGGCCATGCCTCCTCTTAGAGTCCAACACTCCTGTCCTATCTGTCAGAAGAAGTTTACCAACGCTGTGGTTTTACAGCAGCATATTCGCATGCACATGGGTGGGCAGATCCCTAACACCCCTCTGCCAGAGAGTTACCCAGAGTCTATGGCCTCAGACACTGGCTCATTTGAGGAGAGAAACTTTGATGATCTTGACAACTTCTCTGATGATAACATTGAAGGAATGGAGGAGGGCCCAGATAGCAGTGTGCCAGACACACCCCGATCAGCCGATGCCTCCCATGACAGTCCGTGTAATTCCCCTCTTCCCACTGATATGATTAACCTAGATGCACGAGAGAAAAATGGCCAAGAGATTGTCCACAACTATGAAACAGAAGATCTACAAGCCGACCAAATGAAGGCTACAGCAAATGGCATAGTTGAGGGGGACTGCCTCACCAATGACTCCTCATCACTGGGAGGGGATGTTGAAAGCCAAAGCACTGGGAGTCCAGCTGTGTCCGAATCTACCTCCTCCATGCAGGCGCCATCCCCCACTAGCATGCAGCCACAACTACGTAAATCCCCTAGCCTTGAAGAAAGGCAGCAGAGGGCCTTATCCTTGGAGCACACCGGTGCAAGCCTCTTGCACTGTCACCCCTCCAATATTGGAGCACTAGACCTGACATCTGTCAATTCTTCAAAAGAGCCCCTGGGCATGATATTCCCTTTCCGTGAGCGTAGCATCATCAAGAACACATCCTGTGACATCTGTGGGAAGACCTTTGCTTGTCAGAGTGCCTTGGACATTCACTATCGAAGCCATACCAAAGAACGACCATTTATTTGCACGGCTTGTAACAGGGGTTTTTCCACCAAGGGCAACCTCAAACAGCACATGCTAACCCATCAAATGCGAGACCTGCCGTCACAGCTCTTTGAGCCATCAAACACCAGCCTCTCCTCCAGTCCAACCCCTTCCCTTCTCTCTGTAGGCTCTCTTAACAAACCTGAGGTCAACGGCTTCCTGCATGGCCTCCACCCGGAGACCAAGGACATGCCCCCTGGATTGATAACGTCATCTGCCTCTACTTCTCCAGTGCTTTCTGCTGCTCCACCACGCAGGACGCCCAAGCAACACTTCTGCAACACCTGTAGGAAgtgtttctcctcctgcagtGCTCTACAGATTCACGAGAGAACCCACACAGGGGAAAAACCCTTTGCCTGCAGTATCTGTGGTCGAGCTTTCACCACCAAGGGAAACCTCAAG GTTCACATGGGCACACACATGTGGAACAGCGCTCCCGCCAGACGTGGCCGCAGGCTCTCTGTGGATGGGCCAATGGCCTTCCTGGGTACCAACCCAGTCAAGTTTCCTGAGATCTTCCAGAAGGATATGGCATCAAGGACAAGCAATGGAGACCCGGCCAGTTTCTGGAACCAGTATGCTGCAGCCTTCTCAAACGGCCTGGCaatgaagacaaatgaaatcTCAGTCATCCAGAATGGAGGCATCCCGCCAATGTCAGGTGGTGTGGGAAATGGGGGTAGCTCTCCCATTGGTGGCCTGACAGGCAGCCTAGACAAGCTACACAGCATGGAGCCCAACGCTGCTCTAGCTGGTCTGGAGAAGATGGCCAACACAGAGAACGGGGCCCATTTCCGCTTCACGCGCTTCATAGAGGACAATAAAGAAATAGTCACCAGTTAG